A window from Hymenobacter volaticus encodes these proteins:
- a CDS encoding glycoside hydrolase family 30 protein, with protein sequence MMLPSRTAFLTLLAGILVTSVQAQKAAPTAKPYSAVGKQVQVYTTANNTALHLTATDKLTFKEVGQPLETQPTVFVDPNHTFQTMLGIGGAMTDAAAETFDKLPKAQQQEFLQAYYSPTAGIGYTLARTSIHSTDFSSGSYTYVADNDKALKTFSVKHDQQYRIPFIKQAQAAAGGKLTMYVSPWSPPAWMKDTKNMLQGGKLLPEFRQTWADYYVKFIQAYEQQGIPIWGLTVQNEPMAKQKWESCLFTAEDERDFVKGYLGPTLKKAGFSSKKLIGWDHNRDLMYQRASTLFDDPEASQYYWGLGFHWYETWTGSAMQFDNLRRVHETYPTKNLIFTEGCVENFQFSGINDWKLGERYGNSMINDFNAGTVAWTDWNVLLDETGGPNHVGNFCYAPIIGDTKSGKLLYTNAYYYIGHFSKFIRPGAKRIATAASRDVLQSTAFLNTDGKVAVVVMNSTDQEQPFQLWIKGQAAAASSRPHSIMTMVIN encoded by the coding sequence ATGATGCTTCCCTCTCGAACAGCCTTCCTCACGCTGCTGGCTGGTATTCTTGTCACTTCAGTTCAGGCCCAGAAAGCCGCTCCTACCGCCAAGCCTTATTCTGCAGTTGGTAAGCAGGTGCAAGTGTATACCACCGCCAACAACACGGCGCTACACCTGACTGCTACCGACAAACTCACTTTCAAGGAAGTAGGCCAACCTTTGGAAACGCAGCCCACCGTTTTTGTCGACCCCAACCACACTTTTCAAACAATGCTCGGCATTGGCGGCGCCATGACCGATGCCGCTGCCGAAACGTTTGACAAACTGCCTAAAGCTCAGCAGCAAGAGTTTTTGCAGGCCTACTACAGCCCTACCGCAGGTATTGGCTACACGCTGGCCCGCACCAGTATCCACAGCACCGACTTTTCCAGCGGCAGCTACACCTACGTGGCCGACAATGATAAGGCCTTGAAAACCTTCAGCGTTAAGCACGACCAGCAGTATCGGATTCCGTTTATCAAGCAGGCACAAGCGGCAGCAGGCGGCAAGCTGACAATGTACGTGAGTCCGTGGAGCCCGCCCGCTTGGATGAAAGACACCAAGAACATGCTGCAAGGCGGTAAGTTACTGCCGGAGTTCCGCCAAACTTGGGCCGACTATTATGTTAAGTTCATTCAGGCCTACGAGCAGCAAGGCATTCCTATCTGGGGTCTGACAGTGCAAAATGAGCCCATGGCCAAGCAAAAGTGGGAGTCGTGCTTATTCACCGCGGAAGACGAGCGGGACTTCGTCAAAGGATACCTCGGTCCTACGTTGAAAAAAGCGGGTTTCAGCAGCAAGAAGCTAATCGGATGGGACCACAACCGTGACCTGATGTACCAACGGGCCAGCACCTTGTTCGATGATCCCGAAGCCAGCCAATACTATTGGGGCTTAGGCTTTCACTGGTACGAAACGTGGACCGGCTCCGCTATGCAGTTCGACAACCTGCGCCGCGTGCACGAGACCTACCCTACTAAAAACCTGATTTTCACTGAGGGGTGCGTCGAGAACTTTCAGTTCAGCGGCATCAACGACTGGAAGCTCGGCGAACGGTATGGTAACTCGATGATCAACGACTTCAACGCCGGCACCGTAGCCTGGACCGACTGGAACGTGCTGCTCGACGAGACAGGCGGCCCCAACCACGTCGGCAACTTTTGCTACGCCCCCATCATTGGCGACACCAAGAGCGGCAAGTTGCTTTACACCAACGCTTACTACTACATCGGCCACTTCTCGAAATTCATCCGACCCGGTGCCAAGCGCATTGCCACTGCCGCTAGCCGCGACGTACTACAATCCACCGCCTTCCTCAACACCGATGGCAAAGTGGCGGTGGTAGTTATGAATAGCACCGACCAAGAGCAGCCTTTTCAGCTCTGGATTAAAGGGCAAGCCGCCGCTGCCAGTAGCCGCCCGCATTCCATCATGACGATGGTGATAAATTAG
- a CDS encoding ABC1 kinase family protein has product MFKNTISNLTRIRQVAEVLIRYGFEDAVTSTPLRRLVPKSRRISWQEGEQAVFETTRWQRIRMIIEELGPTFIKLAQAMSNRADLLPQPLIDEFEKLQSNVPPFDVQVAKDIIEREMGHPLDEVFSEFDNVPLGSASIGQVHRARLLSGEEVVVKVQRPGVQEKVRSDLALLHELVRLTGNFLRKQGLSNPQDVVDAFERSMTKELDYTSEARSMEQFRSLYATYETFYIPKPYRDISTSRILVIEFVSGCKITDKPQLLEWGLSPEKVAETGMDIYLTQIFEFGMFHADPHPGNVLVRPDGTLVLIDFGMVGKMSKQQKYAFAGVFIGMARQDPRGMALSFRRLAITSDIQDMRAFEASLSELIEDFASLDVKDMSMSDLAEALQSVIYTYKLQVPGAVFLILRALVILEGIGKVLHPRFNTFEFVRPYGARIVAEQYSAENILSEAEYTGTQLLALIQTLPADIRQIVRKISRGDLRVRVELSGYLLLLRKADQLVSRAILAAVAVAMILFAGLSLLGTYPAGQMPYYRGLPVVTWYSLGVAAFLLLILFILGSKREQREQ; this is encoded by the coding sequence ATGTTTAAAAACACGATTTCCAACCTGACCCGTATCCGGCAGGTAGCAGAGGTGCTTATCCGCTACGGCTTCGAGGATGCTGTAACCAGCACGCCTTTGCGACGGCTGGTGCCAAAAAGCCGGCGAATTTCGTGGCAGGAAGGGGAGCAGGCCGTGTTTGAAACCACGCGCTGGCAGCGGATTCGGATGATTATCGAGGAGCTGGGGCCTACTTTTATTAAGCTGGCGCAGGCCATGAGCAACCGTGCCGACTTGCTGCCCCAGCCACTGATCGACGAGTTTGAGAAATTGCAAAGCAACGTGCCGCCCTTCGATGTGCAAGTTGCCAAAGACATTATTGAGCGGGAGATGGGGCATCCGCTCGATGAAGTGTTTTCCGAGTTTGATAATGTACCATTGGGCTCTGCCAGTATTGGGCAGGTGCACCGCGCGCGGCTGCTATCGGGCGAGGAAGTGGTTGTGAAAGTGCAGCGGCCGGGCGTGCAGGAGAAAGTACGCTCCGACCTAGCCTTGCTGCACGAATTAGTGCGGCTCACGGGCAATTTTCTGCGCAAACAAGGCCTAAGCAACCCACAGGACGTGGTAGATGCCTTCGAGCGAAGCATGACCAAAGAGCTGGACTACACCTCCGAGGCCCGCAGCATGGAGCAGTTCCGCTCGCTCTACGCCACTTACGAGACCTTCTATATTCCCAAACCGTACCGCGACATCAGCACGTCCCGGATTTTGGTGATTGAGTTTGTGAGCGGCTGCAAAATCACCGACAAGCCGCAGCTACTGGAATGGGGCCTGAGTCCAGAAAAAGTAGCTGAAACCGGCATGGATATCTACCTGACGCAGATATTCGAGTTCGGTATGTTCCACGCCGACCCACACCCCGGCAACGTGCTGGTGCGTCCCGATGGTACGCTGGTGCTCATCGACTTCGGAATGGTGGGCAAGATGAGCAAGCAGCAGAAGTACGCTTTTGCGGGGGTGTTCATCGGAATGGCCCGGCAAGACCCGCGGGGCATGGCTCTGAGCTTCCGGCGTCTGGCCATTACTTCCGACATTCAGGATATGCGCGCCTTCGAGGCTTCGCTGAGCGAGCTAATTGAAGATTTCGCTAGCCTCGACGTTAAGGACATGAGCATGTCGGATTTGGCTGAGGCATTGCAAAGCGTTATTTATACGTACAAGCTGCAAGTGCCCGGCGCCGTGTTCCTAATTCTAAGGGCGCTTGTGATACTGGAAGGCATTGGGAAGGTGCTGCACCCGCGCTTCAACACGTTCGAGTTTGTGCGGCCATACGGAGCGCGCATCGTGGCCGAACAATACTCCGCCGAAAATATCCTCAGCGAAGCCGAATATACCGGTACGCAGTTATTAGCCCTGATCCAAACACTGCCCGCCGACATTCGCCAAATCGTGCGCAAGATTTCGCGCGGCGACTTGCGCGTGCGCGTCGAGTTGAGCGGCTACTTGTTGTTGTTGCGCAAGGCGGATCAACTGGTGAGCCGGGCCATTCTAGCGGCAGTGGCCGTAGCCATGATTTTGTTTGCGGGGTTGAGCTTGTTGGGAACGTACCCAGCCGGCCAAATGCCTTACTACCGCGGTTTACCGGTCGTGACGTGGTACAGCCTGGGCGTGGCCGCGTTTCTGCTGCTGATTCTGTTTATACTAGGTTCGAAGCGAGAGCAGCGCGAGCAATAA
- a CDS encoding phasin family protein, whose protein sequence is MEDLFKKFINAGVGFVSLTTDRVQKTIDTLVQESKLSEQEGAKIMDELKQNGETKRKELEKQVQSIASRVMKSVGVAPNSDVEELKRTVKGGSKAAEPKADAPKPPHQRLASQLSIPRLGLLTLAARRVELPLPRKR, encoded by the coding sequence ATGGAAGATTTGTTTAAGAAGTTCATCAATGCGGGCGTTGGCTTCGTTTCCCTCACCACCGATCGGGTGCAAAAAACCATTGATACGCTGGTGCAAGAAAGCAAGCTGTCGGAGCAGGAAGGAGCCAAAATCATGGACGAGCTGAAGCAAAACGGCGAAACCAAGCGCAAGGAACTGGAAAAGCAAGTTCAGAGCATTGCTTCGCGCGTGATGAAAAGCGTAGGGGTAGCCCCTAACTCTGACGTGGAAGAACTGAAGCGGACTGTGAAAGGGGGCAGCAAGGCTGCTGAGCCGAAGGCCGATGCCCCAAAACCGCCTCATCAAAGGCTAGCAAGCCAACTGTCAATTCCCCGGTTAGGGTTACTAACGTTAGCAGCTCGGAGGGTAGAACTGCCGCTGCCAAGAAAACGGTAA
- a CDS encoding alpha/beta hydrolase: MPSSQHLLLKQFLTAATGPIARHRPQLSAIRLVVEAAALFQFVPWNVFLEDADVEGMAAEWLRPAGAHPKRVLLYLHGGGYVIGSLNTHRALVGALAESCQLNTLAINYRKAPEYPFPAALEDARLAYDWLLNEGYQAQDIMIAGDSAGGGLGLALLLHLRDAGVALPAAAIGLSPWIDLAMPSGVQRQACYEEARVLEALEMQTWGSLYAAETSHTHPLVSPGQGKLHGLPPLLIQISDAEVLHDDVVRFSQKAQSTGVPITLQVFNGLVHWWHLFWRFVPEARQALNQVGEFTRGIWATQRPAQR, from the coding sequence ATGCCGTCTTCTCAGCATTTGTTGCTCAAGCAGTTTCTGACTGCCGCTACAGGTCCAATAGCCCGCCACCGACCTCAACTGTCCGCTATCCGGCTGGTTGTGGAAGCGGCTGCCCTTTTTCAATTCGTGCCTTGGAATGTATTTCTAGAGGATGCCGATGTGGAAGGAATGGCTGCCGAGTGGCTTCGGCCCGCTGGCGCCCATCCAAAGCGGGTGTTGCTGTATTTGCATGGGGGCGGCTACGTAATCGGCTCTTTAAACACGCACCGAGCCTTGGTAGGGGCCTTGGCGGAAAGCTGCCAGCTAAACACGCTGGCTATCAATTACCGCAAGGCTCCAGAATATCCGTTTCCGGCTGCACTCGAAGACGCTCGCTTGGCGTACGACTGGCTGTTGAACGAGGGCTATCAGGCCCAAGACATCATGATAGCCGGTGATTCGGCAGGAGGGGGCCTTGGGTTGGCGCTGCTCCTGCACCTGCGCGACGCCGGAGTAGCACTGCCCGCCGCAGCCATTGGTCTATCCCCCTGGATTGATTTGGCAATGCCTAGCGGAGTGCAGCGCCAGGCTTGCTACGAGGAAGCACGGGTGCTCGAAGCCCTCGAAATGCAGACGTGGGGCAGCCTCTACGCTGCAGAAACGTCGCATACGCACCCGTTGGTTTCACCCGGTCAGGGTAAGTTGCACGGCTTACCGCCACTGCTAATCCAGATTTCCGATGCCGAAGTGTTGCATGATGATGTGGTGCGCTTCAGCCAAAAAGCCCAATCAACTGGCGTGCCCATCACGTTGCAAGTGTTTAATGGGCTAGTGCATTGGTGGCATTTGTTTTGGCGGTTTGTGCCAGAAGCTCGGCAAGCGCTTAATCAAGTCGGTGAATTTACTCGGGGCATTTGGGCAACTCAGAGGCCTGCCCAGCGGTAG
- a CDS encoding glycoside hydrolase family 26 protein, with translation MGPAGYPGTEEYWPGNDVVDLISITINGKSELQATGYPRTKDMTVLLKRKIHRTRFMDKPILILGTEDPSTNTQAKEFLPVAIKDIEREQATIYSTIASDSSSSGPVASRTTKPVIGVYDPKQLLLTAEPVKVEHLFIDLGNVEDGLFAKEFTAITARKHDVILTVEPWKDKNYKKGDNVLLNTINGTYDPIFKKLYSVLSGTKQTVYLRFAHEMEIPIERYPWQSQDPVVYSKAFRHFMSYSSPKLKNVKRIWGPAGDRGSIEWWPGGDVVDYISVAIYGLPDKNITDPKKQESFSTIYARKHHRMLFARKPIFVTEFGVKGPEDLQMKWLDDAANVINTHPEIVGACYFNLADNPKAWGQIAAPDWSINRNTFISFTKELNP, from the coding sequence TTGGGGCCAGCAGGCTACCCAGGAACAGAAGAATACTGGCCGGGCAATGACGTTGTTGATTTAATAAGTATAACCATCAATGGTAAGTCTGAACTTCAGGCAACTGGCTATCCACGCACCAAGGATATGACCGTTTTGCTTAAGCGGAAAATCCATAGAACTCGGTTCATGGATAAGCCAATTCTGATTCTAGGAACTGAAGACCCGAGCACAAATACGCAGGCTAAAGAATTTTTACCAGTTGCAATCAAGGATATTGAACGCGAGCAGGCCACTATTTATTCAACAATAGCTTCTGACTCATCTAGCTCAGGGCCCGTTGCCAGCAGAACCACCAAGCCAGTGATAGGGGTTTATGACCCCAAACAATTACTACTTACAGCCGAACCAGTAAAAGTTGAGCATTTATTTATTGACCTTGGCAATGTTGAAGATGGGCTTTTTGCAAAAGAATTTACAGCTATTACAGCGCGCAAGCATGATGTAATTTTAACGGTTGAGCCTTGGAAAGATAAAAACTATAAGAAGGGAGATAATGTATTATTGAACACGATAAACGGCACCTACGATCCTATATTCAAAAAGCTTTATTCTGTATTATCCGGCACTAAGCAAACTGTATATCTTAGGTTTGCTCACGAAATGGAAATACCTATTGAACGCTATCCATGGCAAAGCCAAGATCCGGTGGTTTACAGCAAAGCTTTCAGGCATTTCATGAGCTATAGTTCACCTAAACTAAAAAACGTTAAGCGCATATGGGGGCCAGCTGGCGACCGGGGTTCTATTGAGTGGTGGCCAGGTGGCGACGTAGTAGATTATATTAGTGTAGCTATTTATGGCTTACCCGATAAAAATATAACTGACCCAAAAAAGCAAGAGTCTTTTAGCACAATTTATGCCCGCAAACATCACCGTATGCTATTTGCGCGCAAACCTATCTTTGTAACTGAATTTGGTGTAAAAGGCCCGGAAGATTTGCAAATGAAATGGTTAGACGATGCGGCTAACGTAATTAATACGCATCCAGAAATTGTAGGAGCTTGTTATTTTAATTTAGCGGACAATCCGAAAGCATGGGGCCAAATAGCGGCGCCTGATTGGAGCATCAATAGAAATACATTTATTTCTTTCACCAAAGAATTAAATCCCTAG
- a CDS encoding enolase C-terminal domain-like protein — MLQLRYSQRVLRFNFPARTSRGALTEHVAWYLHLTDTQQPGSTGLGEAAPLAGLSPDYGPNFEARVVQLCSEFNSQKFSSDVAPEEVLSLVGLEWPALRFGLETALLDLHHGGQRQLFDNPFSRGEAGVPINGLVWMGDAAFMREQIRKKLTEGYSCLKLKIGSLDFATELQLLAEIRAEASATELTLRVDANGAFTPAEAMAKLEQLAQFQLHSIEQPLAAGQWAAMAEVCRHSPVPVALDEELIGITDPALQEALLEEVQPAYIILKPTLVGGLAAAASWWQLAEDWGISWWLTSALESNVGLNAISQLAGEYALPNFPQGLGTGQLYHNNLQAPLRIEGGSCITTPTANGNCRRLTTEVGAALKGNGKAEVCLGADAALKTMAKKAVFGYISHPAPPSYVCPWFCTLALLFCRCWPGWHWCRLLVLMLGLLPTVAHSQPETQQLRVIKEEPAFRFVKSGQRKIRMPFEFQRNLIIVQAHLNGQGPYNFLLDSGVGISLITDPTLIEPLKLRRGANYNVMGAGQEKPLEAFFSDSVNVTMPGVVAPTLSFLVLSSDVLNLSGYVGLPVHGILGYDVFNSFVVQIEPTAVQLWFHAPATYEPPRGRRWTQLPLDIEGRKSYLNVPVNITDSLSLPLKLVLDTGAGHALSLETSSDSRMRVPIKRLRAQLGRGLSGAINGYLGRVQSMQLGRYRLNSPLTSFPDADNGALRVEVPRNGNVGFELLKRFEVVIDYTHNTLWLRPNSLFRDPFEHDMCGLELLASGPDYHRYFVLRLEPNSPAVEAGLQPDDELVSINLIPVKSMNLTQISRIFHSGDGKTLFLLLQRDGQLVSAFIRLKRQI; from the coding sequence ATGCTTCAGCTTCGCTATTCACAGCGCGTTTTGCGCTTCAACTTCCCGGCCCGTACCTCGCGCGGAGCTCTCACCGAGCACGTAGCCTGGTACCTGCACCTCACCGACACGCAGCAGCCCGGCAGTACCGGCTTAGGCGAAGCGGCCCCGCTAGCAGGTCTCAGCCCCGATTACGGCCCTAATTTTGAAGCCCGAGTAGTTCAACTATGCAGCGAGTTCAACAGCCAGAAATTTAGCTCCGATGTTGCCCCGGAAGAAGTGCTGTCCCTTGTCGGACTGGAGTGGCCTGCCTTGCGTTTCGGGCTCGAAACGGCCCTGCTCGACTTACACCACGGCGGCCAACGCCAGCTTTTCGACAATCCGTTCAGCCGCGGTGAGGCCGGCGTGCCCATCAACGGCTTGGTTTGGATGGGGGATGCCGCCTTCATGCGGGAGCAGATTCGCAAGAAGTTAACAGAAGGCTACTCCTGCCTAAAGCTGAAAATTGGCAGCCTCGATTTCGCCACCGAACTCCAGCTTTTAGCTGAAATCAGAGCGGAGGCAAGTGCCACTGAACTCACCCTGCGCGTAGATGCCAACGGGGCTTTTACACCGGCCGAGGCAATGGCCAAGCTAGAACAGCTGGCGCAGTTTCAGCTGCACTCGATAGAGCAGCCGCTGGCGGCCGGGCAGTGGGCCGCTATGGCCGAAGTGTGCCGCCATTCGCCGGTGCCAGTAGCGCTGGACGAAGAACTGATTGGCATCACTGACCCCGCACTGCAAGAAGCCTTGCTCGAGGAAGTACAGCCCGCCTACATTATTCTCAAGCCCACACTAGTCGGTGGTTTGGCCGCGGCGGCTTCGTGGTGGCAACTGGCCGAAGACTGGGGCATTAGCTGGTGGCTGACCTCGGCGCTGGAATCGAATGTGGGGTTGAATGCCATCAGCCAACTAGCCGGAGAGTATGCTCTGCCGAATTTCCCGCAGGGCCTTGGCACCGGACAACTCTACCACAACAACTTGCAGGCACCCTTGCGCATCGAAGGGGGCAGTTGCATTACAACCCCAACGGCGAATGGGAACTGTCGGCGTCTAACGACGGAGGTGGGAGCAGCTTTGAAGGGCAACGGCAAAGCTGAGGTGTGCCTGGGGGCTGATGCTGCTCTTAAAACCATGGCGAAAAAGGCGGTTTTTGGCTATATTTCCCATCCCGCCCCGCCCTCATATGTCTGCCCTTGGTTTTGTACGCTTGCCCTGTTGTTCTGCCGTTGCTGGCCGGGGTGGCACTGGTGCAGGTTGTTGGTGCTGATGCTAGGGCTATTACCAACTGTTGCGCACTCGCAGCCCGAGACCCAACAACTCCGTGTCATCAAAGAAGAGCCGGCCTTTCGCTTCGTAAAGTCGGGGCAGCGAAAAATTCGGATGCCGTTCGAATTTCAACGCAACCTCATCATCGTACAGGCCCACCTCAACGGCCAAGGCCCCTACAATTTCCTGCTCGATTCGGGCGTGGGGATTTCGCTTATCACCGATCCTACGCTTATTGAGCCCCTCAAGCTGCGACGAGGCGCCAACTACAACGTAATGGGGGCCGGGCAGGAAAAGCCTTTAGAAGCCTTCTTTTCCGACAGTGTCAACGTCACGATGCCCGGCGTGGTAGCCCCCACCTTGTCCTTTTTGGTGCTCTCTTCCGATGTGCTCAACCTCTCGGGCTACGTGGGCCTGCCCGTGCATGGCATACTCGGTTACGATGTCTTCAACAGCTTTGTGGTGCAGATAGAGCCCACGGCAGTGCAGCTATGGTTTCATGCACCGGCCACCTATGAGCCGCCGCGAGGCCGCCGCTGGACCCAGCTTCCCCTCGACATAGAAGGCCGTAAGTCGTATCTCAACGTGCCCGTAAACATCACCGATTCGCTGTCCCTGCCCCTCAAGCTGGTGCTCGATACAGGCGCCGGGCATGCGTTGTCGCTGGAAACCTCCTCCGATTCGCGTATGCGAGTGCCTATCAAGCGGCTACGGGCGCAGCTAGGGCGGGGCCTCAGTGGGGCCATCAACGGATATTTGGGTCGGGTGCAAAGCATGCAGCTTGGGCGCTACCGACTCAACTCCCCGCTTACATCCTTTCCCGACGCCGACAATGGGGCCTTGCGCGTGGAAGTGCCGCGCAACGGCAACGTGGGCTTTGAGTTGCTGAAGCGGTTTGAAGTAGTAATTGACTATACCCACAATACACTCTGGCTACGGCCAAATTCCTTGTTTCGGGACCCTTTCGAGCACGATATGTGCGGCCTGGAATTGCTAGCATCTGGGCCCGATTACCACCGCTATTTTGTGCTGCGCCTGGAACCCAACTCGCCAGCAGTGGAAGCGGGCCTGCAACCCGACGATGAATTGGTGTCTATCAATCTCATTCCCGTTAAGAGTATGAATCTCACCCAAATCAGCCGCATTTTCCACTCCGGCGACGGCAAAACGCTTTTCCTGCTGTTGCAGCGCGACGGCCAGCTCGTTTCGGCCTTTATTCGCCTGAAACGCCAGATTTAG
- a CDS encoding KGG domain-containing protein, whose product MQNNLQSTPVSRPAAKSKAATTESKPKRPRGFAAMDPEQQRRIASEGGRASHESGRGHRFTAEEARAAGRKGGQATRKTSTPKA is encoded by the coding sequence ATGCAAAACAACCTTCAATCCACCCCAGTATCACGTCCTGCTGCTAAGTCGAAAGCTGCCACCACCGAGTCTAAGCCAAAGCGCCCACGGGGCTTTGCAGCCATGGACCCCGAGCAGCAGCGTCGTATTGCAAGTGAAGGCGGACGCGCTTCGCACGAGAGTGGCCGCGGCCACCGCTTCACGGCCGAAGAAGCTCGCGCTGCCGGTCGTAAAGGCGGCCAGGCAACGCGTAAAACTTCGACTCCTAAAGCGTAA
- the egtB gene encoding ergothioneine biosynthesis protein EgtB — MSSSPLSFAPAPPTTAGSSLAQRFREVRERTELLCAPLLPEDTVVQPMLDVSPPKWHLAHVTWFWETFLLKEHLPGYTVFHPDYAFLFNSYYNSLGSRVNRADRGTISRPALADVYAYRAHVDEHMPQLLALADTLPSAFHEVFELGLQHEQQHQELLATDIKYILSTSPLAPAYFRKDTEAASRVAEAPKATWLPVPGGISRIGYEGTGFCFDNELNAHEVLTTDFEIQNRLVTNGEYLEFVKAGGYQDFRHWLGEGWDLVQSMGWEAPLYWVQKDDQWHRFTHRGLQPVNLAAPVTHVSFYEAQAYATWAGARLLTEQQWEVAARHFLASPVGGTFLESNLLDPQPLPPDADPNRCHQLLGDAWEWTYSAYHPYPGYNRAPGALGEYNGKFMVNQLVLRGGSCATPISHIRLTYRNFFHADKRWQFTGIRLAR, encoded by the coding sequence ATGTCGTCATCTCCTCTCTCCTTTGCCCCTGCACCGCCAACGACTGCCGGTTCCTCTCTAGCGCAGCGTTTTCGGGAGGTGCGCGAACGCACCGAACTGCTGTGCGCCCCGCTGCTGCCCGAAGACACCGTAGTGCAGCCCATGCTCGACGTGAGCCCCCCGAAGTGGCATTTGGCCCACGTTACCTGGTTTTGGGAAACGTTTCTACTGAAAGAACACCTGCCCGGCTACACGGTATTTCATCCCGACTACGCCTTTCTGTTCAACTCGTACTACAACTCGCTTGGCTCCCGCGTGAACCGGGCCGACCGAGGCACCATTTCGCGCCCCGCGTTGGCCGATGTGTATGCTTACCGCGCCCACGTAGACGAGCATATGCCGCAACTTTTGGCCTTAGCCGACACGTTGCCGTCCGCCTTTCACGAGGTGTTTGAGCTCGGACTACAGCACGAACAACAACACCAGGAACTGCTGGCCACCGACATTAAATACATTCTTAGTACGAGTCCGCTGGCACCAGCTTACTTTAGGAAGGACACTGAGGCTGCTTCGCGTGTTGCGGAAGCTCCTAAAGCCACTTGGCTGCCAGTACCGGGTGGCATTTCGCGCATCGGCTACGAAGGCACTGGGTTCTGCTTCGATAACGAGTTGAATGCTCACGAGGTGCTGACTACTGACTTTGAAATCCAGAACCGCTTGGTGACCAACGGCGAATACCTGGAGTTTGTGAAGGCTGGTGGCTACCAGGATTTCCGGCACTGGCTAGGCGAAGGCTGGGACTTGGTACAAAGCATGGGCTGGGAAGCGCCACTGTACTGGGTGCAGAAAGACGACCAGTGGCACCGCTTCACGCACCGCGGTCTGCAGCCCGTAAATCTGGCGGCTCCGGTTACGCACGTGAGCTTCTACGAGGCGCAGGCGTATGCCACTTGGGCTGGTGCGCGCTTGCTCACCGAACAGCAATGGGAAGTAGCGGCCCGGCACTTCCTGGCTTCTCCTGTAGGCGGCACTTTCCTTGAAAGTAACCTGCTCGACCCCCAGCCTTTGCCCCCCGATGCCGACCCCAACCGGTGTCACCAATTGCTTGGCGATGCTTGGGAATGGACGTATTCGGCCTACCACCCTTACCCGGGCTACAACCGGGCGCCGGGCGCGCTCGGCGAGTACAATGGCAAATTCATGGTCAACCAGTTGGTGCTGCGCGGCGGCTCTTGCGCCACTCCCATCAGCCACATTCGTCTCACCTATCGTAATTTCTTTCACGCCGACAAACGCTGGCAGTTTACCGGCATCCGTCTGGCCAGATAG
- the egtD gene encoding L-histidine N(alpha)-methyltransferase, with protein sequence MPSSSASAPSASTLDFAASLGSELSSETQNQELETLKRHVAEGLQRPQKTLSSMYFYDDEGSRLFQQIMALPEYYPTRTEFQLFTRHQAALAMALRPTATQEPFFLLELGAGDGLKTKILLRHLLETNAAFTYVPVDISGAALDGLTASLSEELPELRVEPIVADYSEALRLMAARPGRKVVLFLGSNIGNFLPTDRLAFLRTLAAPLSPNDRLLIGFDLQKDPRIIRAAYDDTQGVTAAFNLNLLARLNRELGADFDLAHWQHYTDYDPLAGTVRSFLVSPRAQAVHVSALNQTFEFAAWETIHTENSYKFTAPQIKVLAAEAGLTVTDFFTDEQDYFADVVLRPA encoded by the coding sequence ATGCCCTCTTCCTCTGCCTCGGCACCTTCTGCTTCCACACTTGATTTTGCCGCTTCCCTGGGTTCTGAACTGTCATCAGAAACACAAAACCAGGAATTAGAAACCTTGAAGCGCCACGTAGCCGAGGGGTTACAACGCCCGCAAAAAACGTTGTCGTCGATGTATTTCTACGACGACGAGGGCAGCCGCCTGTTTCAGCAGATTATGGCGCTTCCCGAGTACTATCCTACTCGCACCGAGTTCCAGCTTTTCACCCGGCACCAAGCTGCTTTGGCTATGGCTTTGCGTCCCACGGCAACGCAGGAGCCTTTTTTTCTGCTAGAATTAGGTGCTGGCGACGGTCTAAAAACCAAAATTCTGCTTCGTCATCTCCTCGAAACTAACGCGGCGTTCACCTACGTGCCCGTCGACATTTCCGGCGCTGCCCTCGATGGTTTAACTGCCAGCCTCAGCGAGGAACTGCCCGAACTGCGCGTGGAGCCCATCGTGGCCGACTATTCGGAAGCTTTGCGCTTGATGGCAGCTCGGCCGGGCCGCAAAGTGGTGCTGTTCTTGGGCTCCAACATCGGCAACTTCTTACCCACCGACCGCCTCGCGTTCTTGCGCACCCTAGCGGCTCCACTTAGCCCCAACGACCGGCTCCTTATCGGCTTCGACTTGCAGAAAGACCCGCGTATCATCCGGGCGGCATACGACGACACGCAGGGCGTAACAGCCGCCTTCAACCTGAATCTACTCGCGCGCCTCAACCGGGAGCTAGGCGCCGATTTCGACCTCGCGCACTGGCAGCACTACACCGACTATGACCCACTGGCTGGCACGGTACGCTCGTTTTTGGTTAGCCCCCGCGCCCAAGCCGTGCATGTCAGTGCTCTCAACCAGACTTTCGAGTTTGCTGCCTGGGAAACCATTCACACCGAGAATTCCTACAAGTTCACGGCTCCGCAAATCAAGGTGCTAGCTGCTGAAGCTGGCCTCACCGTCACAGATTTCTTCACCGACGAGCAAGACTACTTTGCCGACGTAGTGCTTCGCCCCGCCTGA